CATAAAACCGGAGACGGGAGTCGAGACCTGCATGGCCCTGATGACGAAAAAACGATTCCGTCATCTTCCGGTAATGGAAAACAACGCACTGATTGGTATCATCTCCATCGGCGATATCGTTAAGGCGGTCATCACCGAAAAGGACTTCCTCATTGCAAAGATGGAACAATATATCTGGGACAATTGAAGCAACAGGAAGCGGTAAAGCGGTACGCTATAGCTCCATCACTCGTCTCCCCGATTGGAAGACCGTCACCTTTCTCGTCGATTCCGAGATTGCTATCGCCAGTGCTTTGCTCACCGCGGTAATGCCCTGAGCTGCAGCATGCCGTGCACCTAGGCCGGACTGCATTTCGTCGGCCGTCGGCTGACCCGACAGAAAGGTTCCGGCAGAAAGAATGGTGCCATCGCCCCGTATGATAAAGGCCCCGTCGATCTTGGCATACTCCTTCACCGTCTCCTCTATACCCGGATCGAGGATGTTTTTATCGCTATCGGCATAACCGTGAAAGGGATTAACAATCATCTGCCTGGTATAGGGATAGACACCGGCCTGATCTCCCACGACGAAGAGGGTACCTACCGGCTTTCCCTCTCTTCCTTCGGCGGCAAGCTGGGAAGCGAGTTGCAGGATACGTGTGAAGGTGGAAAGCTCGAGATCTGCGGGGAAGGTTCCCGATTGAGGGGAAAAGGGAAGATTAAGTTCACGCTTTAGATGGCTCAATCTGATTGAATCGAGAAAGCCCGACCCCGGCTTTCCATAGGCATTCACAATGAGATCGTCTTCACCTATCACCCCTCGGCCAAGGAGATAGAGGAGAATAAACTGGACATGGATCGAACGCCTGACCCCCCTGAAGGGCATGATTATCGGCTTATAGCGCTCAAGGAACGATGCATCGAAGAGGGTCTCCCCGCCGCTCACAACAAGGACATTTTTTCCGTGAATCAACTCGTCAATATATTCGCCGTCTCCCAGGGCATCGGCATGGAGAATAATTCTGGCACCATCGACAGCATCCCGAAGACGAAGGGCCTGTTCAAAGATGGCTGCCGAAAGATCACGGTGACGGTGAACGAATGGATGAACAGGGCCCTCATCCCTCCTTCGGAAAACGGAAAGAAAGGCCTTGGGAGAGGTAGCAGTCGTCAATCTAAGCAAAAAGGTTTCGTCCTGCAATGCGGCCGCCAATTCGCTGAGCAATTTCAGATGATCCTCTTGCCCCCCTACGAGAAGAAAAACCAGACGGACAGGGTAGTCGGTATCGGAATCCCATTCCACACCATTGGGAATCACGGCCGCAGCCATCCGGTTCTCCTCTCCACCCGGAATAACAGCATGGGGAACAGCCAGCATCGGTCCGAGGCGGGTGGAAAAGGTCTCTTCCCGCTTATGGACCAGGGTAAGAAGTTGCTCAGATCCTACGAGGTCCCAAGCCTTGCTGATCCGCTCACACAGAAGGGAAAGCAGCTCTTTCTTGTCTATAAGCCTATCGGCTTTAACGATAAGGATACGGTCGGTATCCAGCATCCTGCCAAATGAGGTCATGATCCCCGCCCTCCTTCACTAAAGCTTATCATACTTCCGCGCACAGGATCCCGCCGTACGATCAGTGAGGTATCGATCTCCTCCTGCAGGGCCTCGACATGACTGATGATCCCGACGATACTTCTCTCCCGCCGAAGGGTTTTGAGCGTTTCGAAGATCTGGCCGAGGGCCTCGTTATCCAGCGAGCCAAAGCCTTCATCGATGAAAAAGAAGCTCTCTCCTCCCCTTCTCACGCTTTCGGAAAGGGAGACGGCAAGGGAAAAGGCGGCCTGAAAGGTCTGCCCGCCGGAAAGTGTCTTGATGGATCGGAGTTTACCCCCGTTAAGGAGGTCCCGCACCTGAAAGTCCCCGTTCTCGTCGACCTCGAGAGCGAGACTTTTACCCGTCAAAGGAAGGAACCGTCTATTTG
The sequence above is drawn from the Sediminispirochaeta bajacaliforniensis DSM 16054 genome and encodes:
- a CDS encoding diadenylate cyclase — its product is MTSFGRMLDTDRILIVKADRLIDKKELLSLLCERISKAWDLVGSEQLLTLVHKREETFSTRLGPMLAVPHAVIPGGEENRMAAAVIPNGVEWDSDTDYPVRLVFLLVGGQEDHLKLLSELAAALQDETFLLRLTTATSPKAFLSVFRRRDEGPVHPFVHRHRDLSAAIFEQALRLRDAVDGARIILHADALGDGEYIDELIHGKNVLVVSGGETLFDASFLERYKPIIMPFRGVRRSIHVQFILLYLLGRGVIGEDDLIVNAYGKPGSGFLDSIRLSHLKRELNLPFSPQSGTFPADLELSTFTRILQLASQLAAEGREGKPVGTLFVVGDQAGVYPYTRQMIVNPFHGYADSDKNILDPGIEETVKEYAKIDGAFIIRGDGTILSAGTFLSGQPTADEMQSGLGARHAAAQGITAVSKALAIAISESTRKVTVFQSGRRVMEL